A window of the Streptomyces sp. JB150 genome harbors these coding sequences:
- a CDS encoding response regulator transcription factor produces the protein MGVRLMVVDDHRLLAEALASALKLRGHRVLAAAAPTAGAAELVITRAPEVCLLGTAAPAEPGAFDPVVRIKRERPQVAVVVLGPVPSPRGIAAAFAAGASGYVRHDERIEGVERAIMKARAGEAAVAPALLQGAFAELLNPAAQPDDEGQRLLQMLTPREIEVLVRVAEGEDTRLIAAGMGIAPSTARTHVQRVLMKLGVGSRLEAAALAARTGLLDRAGPLRHPGTGPEPGTRPEL, from the coding sequence ATGGGAGTGCGGCTCATGGTGGTCGACGACCACCGCCTGCTCGCGGAGGCACTGGCCTCGGCGCTGAAGCTGCGCGGGCACCGGGTGCTCGCCGCGGCGGCGCCCACCGCGGGGGCGGCGGAGCTGGTGATCACGCGAGCGCCGGAAGTGTGCCTGCTGGGCACGGCGGCCCCGGCGGAGCCCGGCGCCTTCGACCCGGTCGTCCGCATCAAACGGGAACGCCCCCAGGTGGCGGTCGTCGTCCTCGGCCCGGTCCCGTCTCCGCGCGGCATCGCCGCGGCCTTCGCCGCCGGCGCGTCCGGCTACGTCCGCCACGACGAGCGCATAGAGGGCGTCGAGCGGGCCATCATGAAGGCCCGCGCGGGCGAGGCGGCCGTCGCCCCCGCCCTCCTCCAGGGCGCCTTCGCCGAACTTCTCAACCCGGCGGCCCAGCCCGACGACGAGGGACAGCGCCTCCTCCAGATGCTCACCCCCCGCGAGATCGAGGTCCTGGTCCGCGTCGCCGAGGGCGAGGACACCCGCCTCATCGCCGCCGGCATGGGCATCGCCCCCTCCACGGCCCGCACCCACGTCCAGCGCGTCCTGATGAAACTGGGCGTCGGCTCCCGCCTGGAGGCAGCGGCCCTGGCGGCCCGCACGGGCTTGCTGGACCGGGCGGGGCCGCTGCGCCACCCCGGAACCGGCCCGGAGCCCGGCACGAGGCCTGAGCTGTGA
- a CDS encoding PQQ-binding-like beta-propeller repeat protein, with protein sequence MTQPPPPPPQQPPQGGGFGAPQDPPQPPQQPGGFGAPQTPPAQPQPPQPGYGYPQAPQPPQGPPPSGYGYPGPQPGPYGAPATPPPGPPTAAQPNPYGAQTPPYGQPPNPYGQPPGPGYGYQQPTMPMHPQPAPPSGGGRKINAQLVIIVAAVVAIALIVGGGVWYANSGKDDDKTTTASTGGTTGGGDGKGGSGGSSKGTEKVPANPASKVLFQVPMPKVAKDDTVVVEGSWLTDKVYAKSGVAEISGYDLAKGTKAWTVKLPGPVCHASRQMTEDFKTAVVFQPRMPAKDSFEGCTQVAVIDLAAGTKVWQKTAKSGDRDINFDNITISASTVAVGSTSGGAAFDLTTGKALWAPKPTDTCYDAGYGGGAKLVAVRKCGQYGARQLHIQTIDPKSGKVISEYKMAQGIEYASVVSTEPLVVAADVGDAAGDGSGISDFFSIDNKTGKLRTRISAPGDEYAASCEGISRIEDCTGIAVGNDRLYLPTEEHDTTGDYGSTNEIVVFDLATGKLTGQRGDAGDGYNVMPLRMDGGNVIAYKAPPWDKGGQVVSFDGGSFKETKLLENPSDETVRDVETGMSPKYAELLYAQGRLYLSEVFASASSTSRDKYLAVAFGATG encoded by the coding sequence ATGACCCAGCCACCGCCCCCGCCGCCCCAGCAGCCCCCGCAGGGGGGAGGGTTCGGCGCACCCCAGGACCCGCCCCAGCCCCCGCAGCAGCCGGGCGGCTTCGGCGCCCCGCAGACACCGCCCGCCCAGCCCCAGCCCCCGCAGCCGGGCTACGGCTACCCGCAGGCACCCCAGCCCCCGCAGGGCCCGCCGCCGTCCGGCTATGGCTACCCCGGCCCGCAGCCGGGCCCGTACGGGGCCCCGGCCACCCCGCCGCCCGGCCCGCCCACCGCTGCGCAGCCGAACCCGTACGGCGCGCAGACGCCGCCGTACGGCCAGCCGCCGAACCCGTACGGCCAGCCGCCCGGTCCCGGCTACGGCTACCAGCAGCCGACCATGCCGATGCACCCGCAGCCGGCCCCGCCGTCCGGCGGCGGGCGGAAGATCAACGCCCAGCTGGTGATCATCGTCGCCGCGGTCGTCGCGATCGCGCTGATCGTCGGCGGCGGCGTCTGGTACGCCAACTCCGGCAAGGACGACGACAAGACCACCACCGCGAGCACCGGCGGCACCACCGGCGGCGGTGACGGCAAGGGCGGCTCCGGCGGCTCCTCCAAGGGCACGGAGAAGGTCCCCGCCAACCCGGCGTCCAAGGTGCTGTTCCAGGTGCCGATGCCGAAGGTGGCCAAGGACGACACCGTGGTCGTGGAGGGCTCCTGGCTCACCGACAAGGTGTACGCCAAGAGCGGCGTCGCCGAAATCTCCGGCTACGACCTCGCCAAGGGCACCAAGGCTTGGACGGTCAAGCTGCCCGGCCCGGTCTGCCACGCCAGCCGCCAGATGACCGAGGACTTCAAGACGGCGGTGGTCTTCCAGCCGAGGATGCCGGCGAAGGACTCCTTCGAGGGCTGCACCCAGGTCGCGGTCATCGACCTCGCCGCCGGCACCAAGGTGTGGCAGAAGACCGCCAAGTCCGGTGACCGGGACATCAACTTCGACAACATCACGATCAGCGCGTCCACCGTCGCCGTCGGCAGCACCAGCGGCGGCGCCGCCTTCGACCTGACCACGGGCAAGGCCCTGTGGGCGCCGAAGCCCACCGACACCTGCTACGACGCGGGCTACGGCGGCGGCGCCAAGCTGGTCGCGGTGCGCAAGTGCGGCCAGTACGGCGCGCGGCAGCTGCACATCCAGACCATCGACCCGAAGTCCGGCAAGGTCATCTCCGAGTACAAGATGGCCCAGGGCATCGAGTACGCCAGCGTGGTGTCGACCGAGCCGCTGGTGGTGGCCGCCGACGTCGGTGACGCCGCGGGCGACGGCTCCGGCATCTCCGACTTCTTCTCGATCGACAACAAGACCGGCAAGCTGCGCACCCGCATCTCCGCGCCCGGCGACGAGTACGCCGCCTCCTGCGAGGGCATCTCCCGCATCGAGGACTGCACGGGGATCGCCGTCGGCAACGACCGGCTGTACCTCCCGACCGAGGAGCACGACACCACGGGCGACTACGGGTCGACCAACGAGATCGTCGTCTTCGACCTGGCCACCGGCAAGCTCACCGGCCAGCGCGGCGACGCGGGCGACGGCTACAACGTCATGCCGCTGCGCATGGACGGCGGCAACGTGATCGCGTACAAGGCGCCGCCGTGGGACAAGGGCGGCCAGGTCGTCTCCTTCGACGGCGGCAGCTTCAAGGAGACCAAGCTGCTGGAGAACCCGTCCGACGAGACGGTCCGCGACGTGGAGACCGGCATGTCGCCCAAGTACGCGGAGCTGCTGTACGCGCAGGGGCGCCTGTACCTGTCCGAGGTGTTCGCCAGCGCGTCGTCCACCAGCCGCGACAAGTACCTCGCGGTCGCGTTCGGCGCGACCGGCTGA
- a CDS encoding PQQ-binding-like beta-propeller repeat protein → MTQPPNQPPQPGGFGAPQDPPPGGFGAPRNPGPGTPPPPAQPPGAPQPGYGYPQQPGPYGSPQQPGPYGQPGPYGQPPQGPYGAPQQPGPYGQPGQPPGYGYPQQFPGAPGTPPAGGSGSRRPFRGKPAIAVGAAVAALLVIGGTVYAVTSGGDDGRKKKPVAGKSDDAKPTAPESPVNPGDGSGDGGADPDNLNEGRQAGEARVLWYKEAPDAPGSGADANGMWITGKTAVKAAYKDLVGYNVGDGNPTWDTITFPQKICATTPQKTADDKIVVAYMSGASDRAKCNQLQQIDLNTGKKGWSGEIADGALFDSTITVELSIAGNTLMVGRSQSGTAYDVTTGKKLYDKKKYGDACFPAAFAGGSRLIQVASCGAATDNEHDEIQELDPKTGKVKWTFAYEKGWRIGRTFSVDPLVVYSTNEDDDKWNIATFTGTGKIRSQVDIDDAIAPECGWAVLQRDLTGCNGVAVDANTLYLPTEATTGANEVLAIDLAKGKEKWRVKSPADETMFPLKAEGGKLVAYVEPSYDAGGQVVSIATTGSSHKPVKLLQNPAGAAEVENGFFSRDIDWVDGRLYLSTTRLSGDDEAREKLMLAYGK, encoded by the coding sequence ATGACCCAGCCGCCCAACCAGCCGCCCCAGCCGGGCGGTTTCGGCGCTCCGCAGGACCCGCCGCCGGGCGGCTTCGGCGCCCCGCGAAACCCGGGGCCCGGCACCCCTCCGCCCCCCGCCCAGCCCCCGGGCGCCCCGCAGCCGGGCTACGGCTACCCGCAGCAGCCCGGCCCGTACGGCAGCCCCCAGCAGCCGGGCCCCTACGGCCAGCCGGGCCCGTACGGCCAGCCCCCGCAGGGCCCCTACGGCGCGCCGCAGCAGCCGGGCCCGTACGGCCAGCCCGGCCAGCCGCCCGGTTACGGCTACCCGCAGCAGTTCCCCGGCGCGCCCGGCACCCCGCCGGCCGGCGGCTCCGGCTCCCGCCGCCCGTTCAGGGGCAAGCCCGCGATCGCCGTCGGCGCGGCCGTGGCGGCACTGCTGGTCATCGGCGGCACCGTGTACGCGGTGACGAGCGGCGGCGACGACGGCCGCAAGAAGAAGCCGGTCGCCGGGAAGAGCGACGACGCCAAGCCCACCGCCCCCGAGTCCCCGGTCAACCCCGGTGACGGCAGCGGCGACGGCGGCGCCGACCCGGACAACCTCAACGAGGGCCGCCAGGCCGGCGAGGCGAGGGTGCTCTGGTACAAGGAGGCGCCCGACGCGCCCGGTTCCGGCGCCGACGCCAACGGCATGTGGATCACCGGCAAGACGGCCGTGAAGGCGGCGTACAAGGACCTGGTCGGGTACAACGTCGGCGACGGCAACCCCACATGGGACACCATCACCTTCCCGCAGAAGATCTGCGCGACCACCCCGCAGAAGACCGCCGACGACAAGATCGTCGTCGCGTACATGAGCGGCGCCAGCGACCGCGCCAAGTGCAACCAGCTCCAGCAGATCGACCTGAACACCGGCAAGAAGGGCTGGAGCGGCGAGATCGCCGACGGCGCGCTCTTCGACAGCACGATCACCGTCGAGCTGTCCATCGCCGGCAACACTTTGATGGTGGGCCGCTCGCAGTCCGGCACGGCGTACGACGTCACCACCGGCAAGAAGCTCTACGACAAGAAGAAGTACGGCGACGCCTGCTTCCCGGCCGCGTTCGCGGGCGGCTCCCGGCTGATCCAGGTCGCCTCCTGCGGGGCCGCCACGGACAACGAGCACGACGAGATCCAGGAGCTCGACCCGAAGACCGGCAAGGTCAAGTGGACGTTCGCCTACGAGAAGGGCTGGCGGATCGGCCGCACCTTCTCCGTCGACCCGCTGGTCGTGTACAGCACCAACGAGGACGACGACAAGTGGAACATCGCCACCTTCACCGGCACGGGCAAGATCCGCTCCCAGGTCGACATCGACGACGCGATCGCCCCCGAGTGCGGCTGGGCCGTCCTCCAGCGTGACCTGACCGGCTGCAACGGCGTCGCCGTCGACGCGAACACCCTCTACCTGCCCACCGAGGCCACCACCGGCGCCAACGAGGTACTGGCGATCGACCTGGCCAAGGGCAAGGAGAAGTGGCGGGTGAAGTCCCCGGCCGACGAGACGATGTTCCCGCTGAAGGCCGAGGGCGGAAAGCTCGTCGCCTACGTCGAGCCGTCGTACGACGCGGGCGGCCAGGTCGTGTCCATCGCCACCACCGGCAGCAGCCACAAGCCGGTGAAGCTGCTGCAGAACCCGGCCGGCGCCGCGGAGGTCGAGAACGGCTTCTTCTCCCGCGACATCGACTGGGTGGACGGCCGGCTGTACCTGTCCACCACACGGCTGTCCGGGGACGACGAAGCGAGGGAGAAGCTGATGCTCGCCTACGGCAAGTGA
- a CDS encoding ABC-F family ATP-binding cassette domain-containing protein has protein sequence MAVNLVNVENVRKVYGTRTLLDGISLGVSEGDRIGVVGRNGDGKTTLIRMLAKLEEADSGRVTHSGGLRMGVLTQHDSLDPEATVRHEVIRDMADHEWAGNAKIRDVLTGLFGGLDLPGFPQGLDTVIGPLSGGERRRIALAKLLIDEQDLIILDEPTNHLDVEGIAWLARHLRERRSALVCVTHDRWFLDQVCTRMWDVQRGDVHEYEGGYSDYVFARAERERIAATEEAKRQNLVRKELAWLRRGAPARTSKPRFRVEAANELIKDVPPPRDSSELMKFASSRLGRTVFDLEDITVTAGPKVLLKHVTWHLGPGDRIGLVGVNGAGKTSLLRALAEAARTQGEVQPAAGRITVGKTVKLAYLSQEVAELDPTWRVLEAVQRVRERVDLGKGREMTAGQLCETFGFSKEKQWTPVGDLSGGERRRLQLLRLLMDEPNVLFLDEPTNDLDIETLTQLEDLLDGWPGSMIVISHDRFFIERTTDRVFALLGDGTLRMLPRGIDEYLERRRTMEEAAAAAAPTAPKPAATAEKAEKSAADQRAAKKELQKIERQLDKISEKETRLHAQIAENATDFAKVAELDAELRELTGQREELELRWLELAEDA, from the coding sequence ATGGCCGTCAACCTGGTCAATGTCGAGAACGTCCGCAAGGTCTACGGCACCCGTACCCTCCTCGACGGCATCTCCCTGGGCGTCTCGGAGGGTGACCGCATCGGTGTCGTGGGCCGCAACGGCGACGGCAAGACGACGCTGATCCGGATGCTGGCCAAGCTGGAGGAGGCGGACTCCGGGCGGGTCACGCACTCCGGCGGGCTGCGCATGGGCGTGCTCACCCAGCACGACTCCCTCGACCCGGAGGCGACCGTCCGGCACGAGGTCATCCGGGACATGGCCGACCACGAGTGGGCGGGCAACGCCAAGATCCGCGACGTGCTGACCGGACTGTTCGGCGGGCTTGACCTGCCGGGCTTCCCGCAGGGCCTGGACACGGTCATCGGGCCGCTGTCCGGCGGCGAGCGCCGCCGTATCGCGCTGGCGAAGCTGCTCATCGACGAGCAGGACCTGATCATCCTCGACGAGCCCACCAACCACCTCGACGTCGAGGGCATCGCCTGGCTGGCCCGGCACCTGCGCGAGCGCCGCTCGGCGCTGGTGTGCGTCACCCACGACCGCTGGTTCCTCGACCAGGTCTGCACGCGCATGTGGGACGTCCAGCGCGGCGACGTCCACGAGTACGAGGGCGGCTACTCCGACTACGTCTTCGCCCGCGCCGAGCGCGAGCGGATCGCGGCCACGGAGGAGGCCAAGCGGCAGAACCTGGTCCGCAAGGAGCTGGCCTGGCTGCGCCGCGGCGCCCCCGCCCGCACCTCCAAGCCGCGCTTCCGCGTGGAGGCCGCCAACGAGCTGATCAAGGACGTGCCGCCGCCCCGGGACAGCAGCGAGCTGATGAAGTTCGCCTCCTCCAGGCTCGGCAGGACCGTGTTCGACCTGGAGGACATCACCGTCACCGCCGGACCCAAGGTGCTGCTCAAGCACGTGACCTGGCACCTCGGCCCCGGCGACCGGATCGGTCTGGTCGGCGTCAACGGCGCCGGCAAGACCTCCCTGCTGCGCGCGCTGGCCGAGGCCGCGCGCACCCAGGGCGAGGTGCAGCCCGCCGCGGGCCGGATCACCGTGGGCAAGACGGTCAAGCTGGCGTATCTCTCGCAGGAGGTCGCCGAACTCGACCCCACCTGGCGGGTGCTGGAGGCCGTGCAGCGGGTGCGCGAGCGCGTCGACCTGGGCAAGGGCCGGGAGATGACCGCCGGTCAGCTGTGCGAGACGTTCGGGTTCTCCAAGGAGAAGCAGTGGACGCCCGTCGGCGACCTCTCCGGCGGTGAGCGCCGCAGGCTCCAGCTGCTGCGGCTGCTGATGGACGAGCCCAACGTCCTCTTCCTCGACGAGCCCACCAACGACCTCGACATCGAGACCCTGACCCAGCTGGAGGACCTGCTCGACGGCTGGCCCGGCTCGATGATCGTCATCTCCCACGACCGGTTCTTCATCGAGCGCACCACCGACCGCGTCTTCGCCCTGCTCGGCGACGGCACGCTGCGGATGCTGCCGCGCGGCATCGACGAGTACCTGGAGCGGCGGCGGACGATGGAGGAGGCCGCGGCGGCCGCCGCCCCCACCGCACCGAAGCCCGCGGCCACGGCCGAGAAGGCCGAGAAGAGCGCCGCCGACCAGCGCGCCGCCAAGAAGGAACTCCAGAAGATCGAGCGCCAGTTGGACAAGATCTCCGAGAAGGAGACCAGGCTGCACGCACAGATCGCCGAGAACGCCACGGACTTCGCGAAGGTGGCCGAACTGGACGCCGAACTGCGGGAGCTGACCGGGCAGCGCGAGGAACTGGAACTGCGCTGGCTCGAACTCGCCGAGGACGCGTAG
- a CDS encoding Uma2 family endonuclease, with amino-acid sequence MGGTMTAESAKHRVQWPVPPQDGYTVDDLFTLPDLPPHTELIDGSLVFVGPQRYFHFATIDLLVTGLRSTMPSDFKVAREMTVVLDRRNGPEPDICVVRKEALVDRRQTRFEAADVLLAVEVISPDSESRDRTTKPQKYAAAGIGNFWRVEMNDADGRPVVHVYELDPLTRAYVHTGMYRDRIKVDKPYPIDIDLTEIDNL; translated from the coding sequence ATGGGAGGAACCATGACCGCCGAGTCCGCGAAGCACCGCGTCCAGTGGCCGGTGCCACCGCAGGACGGCTACACCGTGGACGACCTGTTCACCCTGCCGGATCTCCCGCCGCACACCGAGCTGATCGACGGGAGCCTGGTTTTCGTGGGTCCGCAGCGCTACTTCCACTTCGCCACGATCGACCTGCTGGTGACCGGGCTGCGCAGCACGATGCCCTCGGATTTCAAAGTCGCGCGTGAGATGACGGTTGTGCTGGATCGACGCAACGGCCCCGAACCGGACATCTGCGTGGTCCGGAAGGAAGCCCTCGTCGACCGGCGTCAGACCCGCTTCGAGGCGGCCGACGTCCTGCTGGCCGTCGAAGTGATCTCCCCCGACTCCGAGTCCCGCGACCGCACCACCAAACCGCAGAAGTACGCCGCCGCCGGGATCGGGAACTTCTGGCGGGTGGAAATGAACGACGCGGACGGCCGCCCGGTCGTCCACGTATACGAGCTCGACCCGCTGACCCGGGCCTACGTGCACACCGGCATGTACCGCGACCGTATCAAGGTCGACAAGCCCTACCCGATCGACATCGATCTGACGGAGATCGACAACCTCTGA
- a CDS encoding 4-(cytidine 5'-diphospho)-2-C-methyl-D-erythritol kinase — protein MSVTVRVPAKVNVQLAVGAARPDGFHDLANVFLAVGLYDEVTVTPSPDGLRVTCEGPDADQVPLDSSNLAARAAIALARRHGRTPDVHLHIAKDIPVAGGMAGGSADGAGALLACEALWGTGATREELLDICAELGSDVPFSLVGGAALGVGRGEKLTPLDVGGTFHWVFAMAERGLSTPAVFREFDRLAEGTAVPEPVASRDLLDALAKGDPDALAAAVSNDLQPAALSLFPELADTLAAGRAAGALTGLVSGSGPTTAFLVRDAGSAEQVAEALRASGTCRSVRVAAGPVVGATVV, from the coding sequence GTGAGCGTCACCGTCCGCGTCCCGGCCAAGGTCAACGTCCAGCTCGCGGTCGGCGCCGCCCGCCCCGACGGCTTCCACGACCTGGCCAACGTATTCCTGGCGGTCGGCCTGTACGACGAGGTCACCGTCACCCCCTCGCCGGACGGCCTGCGCGTCACCTGCGAGGGCCCCGACGCCGACCAGGTCCCGCTGGACTCCTCCAACCTCGCCGCGCGCGCGGCGATCGCCCTGGCCCGCCGCCACGGCCGTACCCCCGACGTGCACCTCCACATCGCCAAGGACATTCCCGTCGCCGGCGGCATGGCGGGCGGCAGCGCGGACGGCGCGGGCGCGCTGCTCGCCTGCGAGGCGCTGTGGGGCACCGGCGCCACCCGCGAGGAACTGCTCGACATCTGCGCCGAACTCGGCAGCGACGTGCCGTTCAGTCTGGTCGGCGGGGCGGCGCTGGGAGTCGGGCGGGGCGAGAAGCTGACGCCCCTGGACGTCGGCGGGACGTTCCACTGGGTGTTCGCGATGGCCGAGCGGGGGCTGTCCACCCCGGCCGTGTTCCGCGAGTTCGACCGGCTCGCCGAGGGCACCGCGGTTCCCGAGCCGGTCGCCTCCCGCGACCTCCTCGACGCCCTTGCCAAGGGCGACCCCGACGCGCTCGCCGCGGCCGTCTCCAACGACCTCCAGCCCGCCGCGCTCTCCCTCTTCCCGGAACTGGCGGACACCCTGGCGGCGGGCCGCGCCGCGGGCGCGCTGACCGGCCTGGTCTCGGGATCGGGGCCGACGACGGCGTTCCTGGTCCGGGACGCCGGCTCCGCGGAGCAGGTCGCCGAGGCGCTGCGGGCGTCGGGCACGTGCCGGAGCGTGCGGGTGGCGGCGGGGCCGGTGGTGGGGGCGACGGTGGTCTGA
- the rsmA gene encoding 16S rRNA (adenine(1518)-N(6)/adenine(1519)-N(6))-dimethyltransferase RsmA gives MSSPTPDALLGPADVRELAAALGVRPTKQRGQNFVIDANTVRRIVRTAEVRPDDVVVEVGPGLGSLTLALLEVADRVTAVEIDDVLAAALPATIAARMPERADRFALVHSDAMHVAELPGPAPTALVANLPYNVAVPVLLHMLDTFPSIERTLVMVQAEVADRLAAAPGSKVYGVPSVKANWYAEVKRAGAIGRTVFWPAPNVDSGLVSLVRRAEPVKTSASKAEVFAVIDAAFAQRRKTLRAALAGWAGSAAAAEAALVAAGVSPQARGESLTVEEFARIAEHKAAARTEEPVQQ, from the coding sequence GTGAGCAGCCCCACCCCCGACGCCCTGCTGGGCCCCGCCGACGTCCGTGAACTGGCGGCCGCCCTCGGCGTACGCCCCACCAAGCAGCGCGGCCAGAACTTCGTGATCGACGCGAACACGGTCCGCCGTATCGTCCGCACCGCCGAGGTGCGTCCCGACGACGTGGTCGTCGAGGTCGGCCCGGGGCTCGGCTCGCTCACCCTGGCGCTGCTGGAGGTCGCCGACCGGGTGACGGCCGTCGAGATCGACGACGTCCTCGCCGCCGCGCTGCCCGCCACGATCGCCGCGCGGATGCCGGAGCGCGCCGACCGGTTCGCGCTGGTCCACTCCGACGCGATGCACGTCGCCGAACTGCCCGGCCCGGCGCCCACCGCGCTGGTCGCGAACCTGCCGTACAACGTGGCGGTGCCCGTGCTGCTGCACATGCTCGACACCTTCCCGAGCATCGAGCGCACCCTCGTGATGGTGCAGGCCGAGGTCGCCGACCGGCTGGCCGCGGCGCCCGGCTCCAAGGTGTACGGCGTGCCGTCCGTGAAGGCGAACTGGTACGCCGAGGTCAAGCGGGCCGGTGCCATCGGCCGCACCGTCTTCTGGCCCGCGCCGAACGTCGACAGCGGGCTCGTCTCGCTGGTCCGGCGCGCCGAGCCGGTCAAGACCAGCGCCTCCAAGGCGGAGGTCTTCGCGGTGATCGACGCCGCGTTCGCCCAGCGGCGCAAGACGCTGCGGGCCGCGCTCGCCGGCTGGGCCGGATCGGCGGCGGCCGCCGAGGCCGCCCTCGTCGCCGCGGGCGTCTCCCCGCAGGCGCGCGGCGAGTCCCTGACCGTCGAGGAGTTCGCCCGCATCGCCGAGCACAAGGCGGCGGCCCGCACCGAGGAGCCCGTGCAGCAGTGA
- a CDS encoding resuscitation-promoting factor: MSSSQYARYGYGAEYAPYGTENTPYGTGPAPAAHGGFEAPSDFDPHTAVTLGYGQGFYSAAYGVTDAAADAAAGGAAGGLIDEPYEDTYAPAYETAPAPVQVPGPAPRARAGRRALRRRNARYAERPDGGSMRRLVPKALVVAFLAGGTTAFVAKDKAIELNVDGRARTLHTFADDVTELLADEGVEVGAHDVVAPGPGAALGNGDEVVVRYGRPVRLTLDGHRREVWTTAHTVDGALRQLGVRAEGAYLSTSRSRRIGREGLALDVRTERSVTVMADGRARVVRTNAATVREAVEQAGITLRGQDTTSVPPGSFPRDGQTVTVLRITGSREVREELIPFQVRRIEDPDVFRGTDIVEQAGQPGLRRVTYSLRTVNGVRQKPRRIRSELVREPVTQVVKVGTRPLPDSVRGADHLNWQALAACESGGRPDAVDASGTYGGLYQFDTRTWHSLGGTGRPQDAPAAEQTYRAKKLYLRRGTSPWPHCGSRLQG; this comes from the coding sequence GTGAGCAGTTCGCAGTACGCGCGGTACGGGTACGGCGCCGAGTACGCGCCCTACGGCACGGAGAACACGCCCTACGGCACGGGCCCCGCCCCCGCAGCGCACGGCGGCTTCGAAGCGCCTTCCGACTTCGATCCCCACACCGCCGTCACGCTGGGCTACGGACAGGGTTTCTACTCGGCGGCCTACGGGGTGACGGACGCGGCCGCGGACGCGGCCGCGGGCGGGGCGGCGGGCGGACTGATCGACGAGCCGTACGAGGACACGTACGCCCCGGCCTACGAGACAGCCCCCGCACCCGTCCAGGTGCCCGGGCCCGCCCCGCGCGCGCGAGCGGGGCGGCGGGCCCTGCGCCGGCGCAATGCGCGGTACGCCGAGCGCCCGGACGGCGGCTCCATGCGCCGCCTGGTCCCGAAGGCACTGGTCGTCGCCTTCCTCGCCGGCGGCACCACCGCGTTCGTCGCCAAGGACAAGGCGATCGAGCTGAACGTCGACGGCCGGGCGCGCACGCTGCACACCTTCGCCGACGACGTCACCGAACTCCTCGCCGACGAGGGCGTCGAGGTCGGGGCGCACGACGTGGTCGCGCCCGGCCCCGGCGCCGCGCTCGGCAACGGCGACGAGGTCGTGGTCCGCTACGGACGCCCCGTACGGCTCACCCTCGACGGCCACCGGCGCGAGGTGTGGACGACGGCGCACACGGTGGACGGGGCGCTCAGACAGCTGGGAGTGCGCGCGGAGGGCGCGTACCTGTCCACCTCGCGCTCCCGGCGTATCGGGCGCGAAGGCCTCGCCCTGGACGTCCGCACCGAACGCTCCGTCACGGTCATGGCCGACGGCCGCGCCCGCGTCGTCCGCACCAACGCGGCGACCGTCCGCGAGGCCGTCGAGCAGGCCGGCATCACCCTGCGCGGCCAGGACACCACCTCCGTGCCGCCCGGCAGCTTCCCGCGCGACGGACAGACCGTCACCGTGCTGCGGATCACCGGCTCCCGGGAGGTGCGCGAGGAACTGATCCCGTTCCAGGTGCGCCGGATCGAGGACCCGGACGTCTTCCGGGGCACGGACATCGTCGAGCAGGCCGGACAGCCGGGCCTGCGCCGGGTCACCTACTCCCTGCGCACCGTCAACGGCGTCCGGCAGAAGCCGCGCCGGATCCGCAGCGAGCTGGTGCGCGAGCCCGTCACCCAGGTGGTCAAGGTGGGCACCAGGCCGCTGCCGGACTCCGTGCGCGGCGCGGACCACCTGAACTGGCAGGCCCTCGCCGCCTGCGAGTCCGGCGGGCGGCCCGACGCGGTCGACGCCTCGGGGACGTACGGCGGCCTCTACCAGTTCGACACCCGGACCTGGCACAGCCTAGGCGGCACCGGCCGCCCCCAGGACGCGCCCGCCGCCGAACAGACCTACCGCGCGAAGAAGCTCTACCTGCGGCGCGGCACCAGCCCCTGGCCGCACTGCGGGTCCCGGCTCCAGGGCTGA